Proteins co-encoded in one Streptococcus pyogenes genomic window:
- a CDS encoding DUF1831 domain-containing protein yields MAFEKEIKLKDCKYLYTISPNIKKYTLRDTTFSQTKVGHYQLIRLLEKIPNSGDGFPLKITINKELTGFKLAITDQSGLRLVNIFKTKDNQILQDKFYFLMDSLVEREIFSKTVV; encoded by the coding sequence ATGGCTTTTGAAAAAGAAATTAAGCTTAAAGACTGTAAATACCTTTATACAATCAGTCCAAACATTAAAAAATATACCCTAAGAGATACTACATTTAGTCAAACTAAAGTAGGGCACTACCAATTAATACGTTTACTCGAAAAAATACCTAATTCAGGGGATGGTTTCCCTTTAAAAATCACTATTAATAAAGAACTCACAGGGTTTAAATTAGCTATCACCGATCAGTCTGGTCTTAGATTAGTTAATATTTTTAAAACAAAAGATAATCAAATCCTTCAAGATAAATTTTATTTCTTGATGGACAGCCTTGTAGAACGTGAAATTTTTAGCAAAACAGTCGTCTAA
- a CDS encoding redox-sensing transcriptional repressor Rex, translated as MVIDKSIPKATAKRLSLYYRIFKRFHADQVEKASSKQIADAMGIDSATVRRDFSYFGELGRRGFGYDVTKLMNFFADLLNDHSTTNVILVGCGNIGRALLHYRFHDRNKMQIAMGFDTDDNALVGTKTADNIPVHGISSVKERIANTDIETAILTVPSIHAQEVTDQLIEAGIKGILSFAPVHLQVPKGVIVQSVDLTSELQTLLYFMNQNHLD; from the coding sequence GTGGTTATTGACAAATCTATTCCAAAAGCGACTGCAAAGCGCTTATCACTTTATTACCGTATTTTTAAACGATTCCATGCTGACCAAGTTGAAAAAGCCAGTTCTAAACAAATTGCAGATGCAATGGGAATTGACTCTGCTACTGTACGCCGTGACTTTTCTTATTTTGGAGAATTGGGGCGTCGTGGGTTTGGCTATGATGTTACCAAATTGATGAATTTTTTTGCTGACTTGCTTAATGATCACTCTACAACAAACGTTATCTTAGTTGGATGCGGTAATATAGGGCGTGCTCTATTACATTACCGCTTCCATGATCGTAATAAGATGCAAATTGCCATGGGTTTTGATACCGATGATAACGCTCTTGTTGGTACTAAAACAGCTGATAATATTCCAGTCCATGGTATCTCATCTGTCAAAGAACGGATTGCGAACACTGACATTGAAACGGCTATCTTAACGGTTCCCAGCATTCATGCTCAAGAAGTTACTGATCAACTTATTGAAGCAGGAATCAAAGGAATCTTGAGTTTTGCTCCTGTTCACCTACAAGTTCCTAAAGGAGTTATTGTTCAATCTGTCGATTTGACCAGTGAGCTCCAGACACTACTCTATTTTATGAATCAAAATCATCTAGATTAA
- a CDS encoding ribose-phosphate diphosphokinase — MTERYADKQIKLFSLTSNLPIAEKIAKAAGIPLGKMSSRQFSDGEIMINIEETVRGDDIYIIQSTSFPVNDNLWELLIMIDACKRASANTVNIVLPYFGYSRQDRVAKPREPITAKLVANMLTKAGIDRVVTLDLHAVQVQGFFDIPVDNLFTVPLFAERYSKLGLSGSDVVVVSPKNSGIKRARSLAEYLDSPIAIIDYAQDDSEREQGYIIGDVSGKKAILIDDILNTGKTFAEAAKILERSGATDTYAVASHGLFAGGAADVLETAPIKEIIVTDSVKTKNRVPENVTYLSASDLIAEAIIRIHERRPLSPLFSYQPKGKNNA; from the coding sequence ATGACTGAACGATATGCTGACAAGCAAATCAAACTGTTCTCACTCACATCAAATCTTCCAATTGCTGAAAAAATTGCTAAAGCTGCTGGAATCCCTCTTGGAAAAATGTCTTCACGTCAATTTTCCGATGGAGAAATTATGATCAATATTGAAGAAACAGTGCGTGGAGATGATATCTATATTATTCAATCCACTAGTTTTCCTGTCAATGATAATCTTTGGGAATTACTCATCATGATTGATGCTTGTAAACGTGCAAGTGCTAATACCGTCAATATTGTATTGCCATACTTTGGTTACTCTCGTCAAGACCGTGTCGCTAAGCCCCGCGAACCGATTACTGCTAAACTAGTAGCTAATATGCTGACTAAAGCTGGTATTGATCGTGTAGTGACGCTTGACTTACATGCTGTTCAGGTACAAGGTTTTTTTGATATTCCAGTGGATAACCTCTTTACAGTCCCTCTTTTTGCAGAACGTTACAGTAAATTAGGCTTATCAGGTTCTGATGTTGTTGTCGTTAGCCCTAAAAATTCTGGAATTAAACGTGCTAGAAGCTTGGCTGAATATCTTGATTCCCCGATTGCTATTATCGACTATGCACAAGATGATTCTGAACGTGAACAAGGTTATATTATTGGTGATGTTTCTGGTAAAAAAGCCATTTTAATTGATGATATTTTAAATACTGGGAAAACCTTTGCAGAAGCTGCTAAAATTCTTGAACGCTCAGGCGCTACTGATACTTACGCGGTCGCTAGCCATGGCTTATTTGCTGGTGGAGCTGCTGATGTATTAGAAACAGCTCCAATCAAAGAAATTATCGTTACAGATTCTGTTAAAACTAAAAATCGTGTGCCAGAAAACGTTACTTATCTTAGCGCCAGTGATTTAATCGCAGAAGCTATTATTCGTATCCATGAAAGAAGACCCTTAAGTCCGCTTTTTTCTTATCAACCTAAAGGCAAAAATAACGCATGA
- the radC gene encoding RadC family protein encodes MYSIKCDDNKAMPRERLMRLGAESLSNQELLAILLRTGNKEKHVLELSSYLLSHLDSLADFKKMSLQELQHLAGIGKVKAIEIKAMIELVSRILATDKTLTDSVLTSVQVAEKMMAALGDKKQEHLVVLYLDNQNRIIEEKTIFIGTVRRSLAEPREILYYACKNMATSLIVIHNHPSGNIEPSSNDYCFTEKIKRSCEDLGIICLDHIIVSYKDYYSFREKSTLF; translated from the coding sequence ATGTATTCTATAAAATGTGATGATAATAAAGCCATGCCAAGAGAACGTTTGATGCGACTAGGAGCAGAGTCTCTAAGTAATCAAGAATTATTAGCAATTTTATTACGAACAGGTAATAAAGAAAAGCATGTCTTAGAGCTGTCATCCTATCTTTTATCGCATTTAGACAGTCTGGCAGATTTTAAAAAGATGTCTTTGCAAGAATTACAACATTTGGCAGGTATAGGAAAAGTTAAAGCGATTGAAATTAAAGCTATGATTGAGTTGGTTTCCCGAATTTTAGCGACAGATAAGACATTAACTGATAGCGTATTAACCAGTGTTCAGGTCGCTGAAAAAATGATGGCAGCTTTAGGAGATAAAAAACAAGAGCATTTAGTCGTATTGTATTTAGATAATCAAAATCGTATTATTGAAGAAAAAACTATTTTTATTGGGACTGTCCGACGTTCACTTGCAGAACCAAGAGAAATTTTATACTATGCCTGTAAAAATATGGCGACTAGTCTCATTGTTATTCATAATCATCCTTCAGGAAATATTGAACCTAGTTCTAACGATTATTGCTTTACTGAAAAAATAAAACGATCATGTGAAGATTTAGGCATTATCTGTCTAGATCACATTATCGTTAGCTATAAAGATTATTATAGTTTTCGAGAAAAATCAACCCTTTTTTAA
- a CDS encoding gamma-glutamyl-gamma-aminobutyrate hydrolase family protein, with translation MTKPIIGITANQRLNMALDNLPWSYAPTGFVQAVTQSGGLPLLLPIGDEAAAKTYVSMVDKIILIGGQNVDPKYYQEEKAAFDDDFSPERDTFELAIIKEAITLKKPILGICRGTQLMNVALGGNLNQHIDSHWQEAPSDFLSHEMIIEPDSILYPIYGHKTLINSFHRQSLKTVAKDLKVIARDPRDGTIEAVISTNDAIPFLGVQWHPELLQGVRDEDLQLFRLFVNDF, from the coding sequence ATGACCAAACCGATTATTGGAATAACTGCAAATCAAAGACTAAATATGGCTTTGGATAATCTCCCATGGTCATATGCACCTACTGGATTTGTACAGGCAGTCACTCAATCTGGGGGGCTGCCGCTTCTTTTACCCATTGGTGATGAAGCCGCCGCTAAAACTTATGTATCTATGGTTGATAAAATCATTTTAATTGGTGGGCAAAACGTTGACCCAAAATATTATCAAGAAGAGAAGGCTGCTTTTGATGATGATTTTTCACCAGAGCGAGACACATTTGAGCTAGCTATCATCAAGGAGGCTATAACATTAAAAAAACCAATCTTAGGGATTTGTCGTGGTACACAGTTAATGAATGTTGCCTTAGGAGGAAATCTTAACCAACACATTGACTCACATTGGCAAGAAGCGCCTTCTGATTTCTTATCACACGAAATGATTATTGAGCCAGACTCTATCTTATATCCTATTTATGGTCATAAGACATTAATTAATTCTTTTCATCGCCAAAGTTTAAAAACTGTTGCTAAGGATTTAAAAGTAATCGCTAGGGATCCACGTGATGGTACCATCGAAGCAGTCATATCAACCAACGATGCCATTCCTTTTTTAGGTGTTCAGTGGCATCCTGAACTTCTCCAAGGTGTTCGAGATGAAGATTTACAATTGTTCCGCTTATTCGTCAATGACTTCTGA
- a CDS encoding AI-2E family transporter produces MKFEKKQVFYLVLTFILCYGILANWRNGTAIVTTIYKTSLPFFYGAAGAYIVNIVMSAYEKVYVYIFKDWSHVLKVKRGICLLLAYLTFFILITWIISIVIPDLITSISTLTKFDTITIQEVVNNLEHNKLLARTIQYIGGDGKLTETIANYSQQLLKQFLTVLTNILTSVTVIASAIINLFISFVFSLYVLASKEDLCRQGNTLVDTYTGKYAKRIHYLLELLHQRFHGFFVSQTLEAMILGSLTASGMFILRLPFAGTIGVLVAFTALIPVIGASIGAAIGFILIMTQSMSQAIIFIIFLIILQQIEGNFIYPKVVGGSIGLPAMWVLMAITIGASLKGIVGMIIAVPLAATLYQVIKDNIQKRQAIQKKQVS; encoded by the coding sequence ATGAAATTTGAAAAAAAACAAGTCTTCTATTTAGTCCTTACGTTTATCTTATGCTATGGGATCCTAGCAAACTGGCGAAATGGAACGGCTATCGTCACGACTATTTACAAAACAAGCCTTCCTTTTTTTTATGGAGCAGCAGGTGCCTATATTGTTAATATTGTAATGAGCGCTTACGAAAAGGTATATGTTTATATCTTTAAAGACTGGTCACATGTCTTAAAAGTAAAACGGGGTATTTGTTTACTGTTAGCGTATTTGACATTTTTTATTTTAATTACTTGGATTATTTCCATTGTCATTCCAGACTTAATTACAAGTATTAGTACTCTAACAAAATTTGATACTATAACGATACAAGAAGTTGTTAACAATCTTGAGCACAATAAACTGTTAGCACGTACTATTCAGTATATTGGTGGCGATGGCAAACTTACAGAGACGATTGCTAACTATAGTCAACAGTTATTAAAGCAATTTCTTACTGTTTTGACAAATATTTTAACATCTGTCACGGTTATTGCTTCTGCAATTATTAATCTTTTTATTAGTTTTGTTTTTTCGTTATACGTTTTAGCAAGTAAAGAAGATCTTTGTCGTCAGGGAAATACTTTAGTAGATACTTATACTGGTAAGTACGCTAAACGCATTCATTACTTGTTAGAGTTGTTGCATCAGCGTTTTCACGGATTTTTTGTTAGTCAGACCTTAGAAGCTATGATTTTAGGTTCGCTGACTGCTAGTGGCATGTTTATATTAAGATTACCATTTGCAGGGACTATTGGCGTTTTAGTAGCTTTTACAGCATTGATTCCAGTTATAGGTGCTTCAATTGGAGCAGCTATTGGATTTATTTTAATTATGACTCAGTCCATGTCACAGGCCATTATTTTTATCATTTTTTTAATTATTTTGCAGCAGATTGAAGGCAATTTTATTTATCCGAAAGTAGTTGGTGGATCGATTGGATTACCGGCTATGTGGGTATTAATGGCAATTACAATAGGCGCTTCTTTAAAGGGAATAGTTGGTATGATTATTGCAGTTCCTTTAGCAGCGACACTTTATCAAGTGATTAAAGATAATATTCAAAAAAGACAAGCTATTCAAAAAAAACAAGTTTCCTAA
- a CDS encoding cysteine desulfurase family protein, whose amino-acid sequence MTYFDNAATTPLSPNVIRAMTAAMQDNFGNPSSIHFYGRRANKILRECRQAIARNLGASEQQIIVTSGGTESNNMAIKGYALAHQAKGKHLITTTIEHHSVLHTMAYLEERFGFEVTYLPCQNGQINLSDLKQALRDDTILVSIMYANNETGDLLPIKDIGNLLKDHQAAFHVDAVQAVGKLKIIPSELGIDFLSASAHKFHGPKGCGFLYSNGQPIDPLLHGGDQEGKRRASTENMLGIIGMAQALTDAMTCLDQSTDHIISLRHHLISLLEGLPYYINQGTHYLPHVLNIGFLGYQNTILLTQLDLAGIAVSTGSACTAGAVNPSHVLAAYYGDDSSRLKESIRISFSDQNSIEDVNQLAQTLKNILGGTDGF is encoded by the coding sequence ATGACTTACTTTGATAACGCCGCCACCACACCACTTAGTCCTAATGTGATTAGGGCGATGACAGCAGCTATGCAAGATAACTTTGGTAACCCCTCTAGTATTCATTTCTACGGTCGCCGAGCCAATAAAATCCTTCGTGAATGCCGACAAGCTATCGCTAGAAACTTGGGGGCAAGTGAACAGCAAATTATAGTAACGTCCGGTGGAACTGAAAGCAATAATATGGCCATAAAAGGCTATGCTTTAGCTCATCAAGCAAAGGGCAAACATCTCATCACAACTACTATTGAGCACCACTCTGTGCTTCATACCATGGCCTATCTCGAAGAGCGATTTGGTTTTGAGGTCACTTATTTGCCTTGTCAAAATGGACAAATAAATTTATCTGACTTAAAACAAGCCTTGAGAGATGACACCATTTTGGTAAGCATAATGTATGCCAATAACGAAACAGGTGACCTGTTACCTATTAAGGACATTGGGAATCTGCTCAAAGACCATCAAGCTGCTTTTCATGTTGATGCCGTTCAAGCTGTTGGCAAACTCAAGATTATTCCTAGCGAACTTGGGATTGACTTTTTATCTGCTTCTGCTCACAAATTTCATGGTCCTAAAGGATGCGGCTTTTTATACAGTAACGGACAACCAATCGACCCTCTTCTTCACGGGGGTGATCAAGAAGGAAAGCGACGCGCAAGTACTGAAAATATGTTAGGTATTATTGGTATGGCACAAGCTTTGACTGATGCTATGACTTGTCTTGACCAATCAACTGATCACATTATTAGTTTACGTCATCACTTGATTAGCCTCCTAGAAGGACTACCCTACTATATTAATCAAGGTACTCATTATCTTCCTCATGTTCTCAATATTGGATTTTTAGGCTACCAAAATACTATTTTACTAACACAACTTGACTTAGCAGGCATTGCAGTATCAACTGGTTCTGCTTGTACTGCTGGAGCTGTTAATCCAAGTCATGTTTTAGCTGCGTACTATGGGGATGACTCTTCTCGTTTAAAAGAATCAATTCGTATCAGTTTTTCAGATCAAAATAGCATTGAAGATGTTAATCAATTAGCTCAAACATTAAAAAATATTTTAGGAGGAACAGATGGCTTTTGA
- a CDS encoding SGNH/GDSL hydrolase family protein: MLEIVSEELRHYQEQKLIEYRNKNQLAPKGGIVFAGDSLIEFFPLKKAFGSCLPIINRGIAGIDSQWLLRHFSVQITDLEPKHIFLLIGCNDIGLGYDKCHIVKTIVELISQIRSHCVYSQIYLLSLLPVSNNPRYQKTVKIRTNAMIDAINKDLAMIPTVEFINLNTCLKDEKGGLSDENTLDGLHLNFPAYAKLAEIIKSYI, translated from the coding sequence ATGTTAGAAATTGTTTCAGAAGAGCTACGTCACTATCAAGAACAAAAATTGATTGAGTACCGTAACAAAAATCAGTTAGCCCCAAAAGGAGGCATTGTATTTGCAGGTGATTCTCTCATTGAATTTTTTCCTTTAAAAAAAGCTTTTGGTTCATGTTTGCCTATTATTAATCGAGGTATTGCTGGGATAGATAGTCAGTGGTTATTGCGCCATTTTTCTGTCCAAATTACTGATTTAGAGCCTAAACATATTTTTTTATTAATTGGTTGTAATGATATCGGGCTTGGATATGATAAATGTCATATTGTCAAGACTATTGTAGAGCTTATTAGCCAGATTCGTAGTCATTGTGTCTATAGTCAGATTTATCTCTTATCTTTATTACCAGTTTCCAACAATCCCCGATATCAGAAGACTGTCAAAATAAGAACAAATGCTATGATTGATGCTATTAATAAAGATTTAGCAATGATTCCAACTGTAGAATTTATTAATCTTAATACTTGTCTTAAAGACGAAAAAGGTGGTTTATCAGATGAGAATACTCTAGATGGTTTACATCTTAATTTTCCAGCTTATGCTAAACTAGCTGAAATTATTAAATCTTATATCTAG